From Bradyrhizobium sp. 4:
TTCATTGCGGGAGTCCAAATCGCGTCCCAAGGCGGGAATCGTCGAGTTCGAGCACCACGCTCTCAACCAGAACGACGAGATCGTCGGAAAATGCCGCCGCATGGCGATGATGCACAAGAGGCCGGTCTGATGCGTTCGATGCTATTCGTGCCGGGCGACTCCCCGCGCAAATTCGAGAAGGCCAGCGAAGGCAAGGCCGACGCGCTGATCATCGATCTCGAAGATTCCGTCGTCACCGACAAGAAGCCGGAGGCTCGCGGGTTGACGTTGGCGATGCTCAACGGCCGCAACAAACCCCATCAGCTCTATGTCCGCGTCAACGCGCTCGACACCGGCATGACGCTCGCTGACCTTGCCGCGGTGATTCCAGGCAAGCCCGACGGCATCGTGCTGCCGAAATCGCAGGGCGGCGACGACGTGCGGCAGGTCGCGACCTGGCTCGAAGCTTTGGAAGCTGCGGCTGGTATCGCCATCGGCTCAACACGCATCGTCTGCGTCGCGACCGAAACCGCAGGATCGATCTTCGGGCTCGGCAGCTACAAGGGCTGCTCTCCTCGCCTCGCGGGCCTGATGTGGGGCGCGGAAGATCTCTCGGCCTCGCTCGGCGCTACTGAAAAGGCGTCAGGCGGCGTATTCCATAGCCCTTATCGGCTGGCGCGCGATCTCTGCCTGATGGCGGCGGCCGCGGCCGAGGTCGCACCGATCGACACCGTCTATACCGATATCGACAATCTGACGGGGCTCGAACAGGAAACGCGCGCGGCGCGGCGTGACGGTTTTTCGGCGAAAGCGCTGATCCATCCCAAGCACGTCGACGTGGTCAACGCGGCGTTCGAGCCGACCGAGCCCGAGCGTAATTGGGCGGAGAAGGTGATCGCGGCGTTCGCGAACAATCCGAACTCCGGCACGCTGCGCCTCGACGGCCAGATGATCGACAGGCCGCATCTTCGCGCCGCGAAGAAGATCCTCGGCCGGAGCTAGAGCAGGACGCCGCGCTGCGACAGATGGGATACAAGCCATTCTCAGCGTCGTCGTGGCCGGGCTTGTCCCGGCCATCCACGGGCTTGCACGCAAGCGGCACCCAAAAACGTGGATGCCCGGGACAAGTCCGGGCATGACGAAGCGAAAACGTCCCGCCCCTCACTTTCCGCAGGCGGGGAGAGGGGAGCGCTAGACGATCTTGATCGACATGTCCGGCAAGCCGTCGAGCTTGCACAACAGCACGTCGCCCTTCACGACCGGGCCGACATTCTCCGGCGTGCCGGAATAGATGATGTCGCCGGCCTTCAGCTCGAAGGCTTCCGACAGTTTTGCGATCTGCTCGGCCACGCTCCAGATCATCTTGCTGAGATCCGAGCTCTGCTTCACCGTCCCGTTGATCGCCAGCGAAATAGCGCCCTTGTCGAAATGGCCGGTCTTGCTGGCCGGGTGGATCGGTCCGATCACCGCGGCGTGGTCAAAGCTCTTGCCGATCTCCCACGGCTTCTTTTCCGCGGCCATGCCGTTCTGGAGATCGCGCCGGGTCATGTCGAGGCCGAGCGCGTAGCCATAGACATGGTCGAGCGCCTTCTCGGCCGGAATGTTGGAGCCGCCGGACTTCAGCGCGGCGACCAGCTCGACTTCGTGGTGATAGTTCTTGGTCAGCGACGGATAGGGATGGTCGGCGACCTCGCCCACAGCGACGTTCTGGATTGCGTCGGTCGGCTTCTGGAAGAAGAACGGCGGCTCGCGGTTCGGGTCCGAGCCGCGCTCGATCGCGTGCGCCGCGTAGTTGCGCCCGATGCAGTAGATGCGGCGGACCTGGAACACCTGGGTTTCGCCGACGATCGGAATGGTGACCATCGGCACCGGAAAGATCGGCTTCGGCACGGCCTGCGCAGCAGCCGGCGCAACTTCCGCGATTGACGCAGCACTTGCCGCCGCGGCAATTGCAAGCAGCTCTCGTCGCGTTGCTGATCTCTCTTTCATGTTTTGTGCTCCCTTTTTGTGTTCGTTGGGCGCATCATGCGCGCCGGGCCGCCTGATAATCAATATTCACTATGCCAGCAATGCTGGACCGGCACGTCGTTTAATTGATGAGAACAGGCCGTCTGCGACCGAGCCTTCCCACCCCGGCTCCCATTCGCCCTAGCATGGAACTTGCATAAATTCTGGGCGACATGGATGCCGCATGAACCTCATCAGCCTCGATATCCGCATGCTCCGGTCGCTGATCTCCGTGGTCGAGACCGGCAGCATTACCGAGACCGCGCGGCGGCTGGGCCGCACCCAGCCGGCCATCACCCTGCAATTGCAGCGGCTGGAGGAGCTCACCGGCAAGCAATTGTTCGAGCATGCCGGGCGCCGGCTGACGCTGAGCGAGGACGGCACCACGGTTCTCACCTACGCCAAGTCCATCCTGCGGTTGCATGACGAATTGATTTCGCAATTGGCGTCACAGGAGATCGAGGGTCAGGTCGTACTCGGCACGCCCGACCTCTATGCCGCCTTCATGCTGCCGCAGATCCTCAGCGTGTTCCGAAAATCCTTCCCTCGCGTCCAGGTCGAGCTCAATTGCGCGCTCTCGACGCCGCTGGTGGGCCTGGTCAAGCGCGGCGATGTCGACATCGCGCTCGTGACCCGCATGAACGATTTTACGGGCGGCCAGGTGGTACGGCGCGAGCAACTGGTCTGGATGACCGGCGAGCAGTCCGCCGCGCACCAGGAACGGCCCATTCCGCTGGCGTTACTGCCGCCCGGAAACATCTATCGCGACTACGCGATCGACACGCTGGAACGCGCGAACTTGCGCTGGCGCATCGCCTGCGTCAGCGAAAGCGTCGGCGGCCTTCAGGCGGCGGCCTTCGCCGGCATGGCCGTGACCGTACTCGGCCGCAGCGCCCTGGTGCCGGCGATGCGCGAGATCGGCCCGAACGAGGGCCTGCCGCCACTGCCGAAGATCGAGCTGCTGCTCTACAAGTCGAGCGGCGCAACCTCGAAGGCGGCGACCGCCTTGCACGACTATCTCGCGCACTATCTGCGCCTCGACGAAGAGCTCAGCGGCCGCGGCGAGCCGATCGAGCTGTCCTGAGCTTCATACCTTCGCGCGCGCGGGACTTTCGCGGAGCGCCAGTGACGGCCAGAACACCGCCCAGGGCTGCGCCGCTTCGAACGCAGCGGCGATGCGGAAGATCGTGGGCTCGTCGAGCCAGGGAGCGACGATCTGCAAGCCGATCGGCATTCCATCGCGATCGAAGCCGCAGGGCAGGGTCGCCGCCGGTAGGCCGGCGAGGTTGATCGGCCAGGTGAAGGGCGACCAGCCGAGATGCGGATCGACCTTGCTGCCGTCGACCGTGTCGACGCCGATGCGGCCAGCCTCGAACGCGGTCACCGCGACGGTCGGCGTCACCAGCGCATCGACGCGCTCGAAAAGCTTCAGGAAGCCGCTGCGAGCCTGGCCGCGGCGATACCCCGCTTCGATATAGTCCGTGCCGCTGTAGCGTCGGCCGGCACTGATGACGTCAAGATAATCTGCTTCGGAGCTGGCGAGATCGGCCGTGGTCCTGGTCGCGACCGCGGCCGCCTGTTCGGTGAAGGCGATCGGCTTCAGCGTGTGTTCGAGGATCCCGGCATCGAGGCCGGGACCATCCATGGTGACCTGCGCGCCGCAGGCATCGAGAATGGCCAGCGCCTTGCCGAACGCCGAGCGCACATCGGGGCTGACGGCGGCGTAGCCGAGATCGACGCTGGCGCCGATACGAATGCC
This genomic window contains:
- a CDS encoding CoA ester lyase — encoded protein: MRSMLFVPGDSPRKFEKASEGKADALIIDLEDSVVTDKKPEARGLTLAMLNGRNKPHQLYVRVNALDTGMTLADLAAVIPGKPDGIVLPKSQGGDDVRQVATWLEALEAAAGIAIGSTRIVCVATETAGSIFGLGSYKGCSPRLAGLMWGAEDLSASLGATEKASGGVFHSPYRLARDLCLMAAAAAEVAPIDTVYTDIDNLTGLEQETRAARRDGFSAKALIHPKHVDVVNAAFEPTEPERNWAEKVIAAFANNPNSGTLRLDGQMIDRPHLRAAKKILGRS
- a CDS encoding fumarylacetoacetate hydrolase family protein, translated to MKERSATRRELLAIAAAASAASIAEVAPAAAQAVPKPIFPVPMVTIPIVGETQVFQVRRIYCIGRNYAAHAIERGSDPNREPPFFFQKPTDAIQNVAVGEVADHPYPSLTKNYHHEVELVAALKSGGSNIPAEKALDHVYGYALGLDMTRRDLQNGMAAEKKPWEIGKSFDHAAVIGPIHPASKTGHFDKGAISLAINGTVKQSSDLSKMIWSVAEQIAKLSEAFELKAGDIIYSGTPENVGPVVKGDVLLCKLDGLPDMSIKIV
- a CDS encoding LysR substrate-binding domain-containing protein, which codes for MNLISLDIRMLRSLISVVETGSITETARRLGRTQPAITLQLQRLEELTGKQLFEHAGRRLTLSEDGTTVLTYAKSILRLHDELISQLASQEIEGQVVLGTPDLYAAFMLPQILSVFRKSFPRVQVELNCALSTPLVGLVKRGDVDIALVTRMNDFTGGQVVRREQLVWMTGEQSAAHQERPIPLALLPPGNIYRDYAIDTLERANLRWRIACVSESVGGLQAAAFAGMAVTVLGRSALVPAMREIGPNEGLPPLPKIELLLYKSSGATSKAATALHDYLAHYLRLDEELSGRGEPIELS